Proteins from a genomic interval of Kitasatospora kifunensis:
- a CDS encoding SDR family oxidoreductase, protein MSFTGQRVVVLGGTSGIGLATAALVARDGAEVVVVSSSQEKVAKALSSLPAGAGGEVADLREPSQVAALFERVGSFDHLAYTAGEPLPLTRMDALDLRQAQDFFAVRYFGALSAVSAAMPFLRPGGSVTLTSGTAGHRPVPGWALAASVCGAVEALVRALALELAPIRVNAVTAGVVRSPLWSDMDEGAREQWYEQTAATLPLGRIAEVEDVAEAYAYLMRQRHATGTVVMVEGGTLLV, encoded by the coding sequence ATGAGCTTCACCGGTCAGCGTGTCGTCGTCCTCGGCGGTACCTCGGGCATCGGACTCGCCACCGCGGCGCTGGTGGCGCGGGACGGCGCCGAGGTGGTGGTCGTCTCCAGCAGCCAGGAGAAGGTCGCGAAGGCGCTTTCCAGCCTGCCGGCGGGAGCCGGCGGCGAGGTCGCGGACCTCAGGGAGCCGAGCCAGGTCGCCGCCCTCTTCGAGCGCGTCGGCTCCTTCGACCACCTCGCCTACACCGCCGGTGAGCCGCTGCCCCTGACCCGGATGGACGCCCTGGACCTGCGCCAGGCACAGGACTTCTTCGCGGTGCGGTACTTCGGCGCCCTGTCCGCCGTCAGTGCGGCGATGCCGTTCCTGCGTCCGGGCGGCTCCGTGACGCTGACCAGCGGTACCGCGGGGCATCGTCCGGTACCCGGCTGGGCGCTCGCCGCGAGCGTCTGCGGAGCCGTGGAGGCCCTGGTCCGGGCGCTCGCCCTCGAGTTGGCCCCGATCCGGGTCAACGCCGTCACCGCCGGTGTGGTGCGCTCGCCACTCTGGTCGGACATGGACGAGGGCGCGCGCGAACAGTGGTACGAGCAGACCGCCGCCACTCTTCCGCTCGGGCGGATCGCCGAGGTCGAGGACGTGGCCGAGGCCTACGCCTACCTCATGCGCCAGCGCCACGCCACCGGCACGGTCGTCATGGTGGAGGGCGGCACGCTGCTCGTCTGA